The following proteins are co-located in the Sporolactobacillus pectinivorans genome:
- a CDS encoding ABC transporter ATP-binding protein — translation MSEEEKRSQGPRGGFGGHGRMRMPVQKPKHFKKTFNRLMTYLKPHMYVIIAVFAAALLSTVFTIIAPKLMGNATTRLFQGMMMKLHGVPGAHVDFGYIWNIVVTLVILYVLSSLFTYVMQYLMSGVSQKMVYKLRGQINEKLARLPVSYFDSHPYGDVLSRAVNDSENISNTLQQSLTTSITSIVTLLGVIVMMLTISPLLSAVILLTIPLSIVGIMMITKRSQGFFKQQQAQIGDLNGHVEEMFTGHQVVKAFGREKQSVVKFHKINSQLYHSAWKAQFLSGIMMPMMMFVGNIGYVLISVVGGILVIKRSIQIGDIQAFIQYARQFGQPLNQIANISNIIQSTVASAERLFEILDETEDIPDREHALVLREPQGNVRFDHVSFRYKDDQPLIEQMNIDVKAGQSVAIVGPTGAGKTTLVNLLMRFYDCREGQITVDGIDIRDLKREHLHHLFGMVLQDTWLFQGTIRENIAYGREGAVEKEIIQASEAAHADHFIRTLPDGYETVLNEEGSNISQGQKQLLTIARAILADPVILILDEATSSVDTRTEAHIQKAMQTLMKNRTSFVIAHRLSTIKEADLILVMNHGRVIEQGTHETLLEAKGFYADLYNSQFATADAQQQIG, via the coding sequence ATGAGTGAGGAAGAAAAAAGGAGCCAGGGTCCCCGAGGAGGATTTGGCGGACATGGCAGAATGCGCATGCCGGTTCAGAAACCCAAGCACTTTAAAAAAACATTTAACCGGCTGATGACTTATCTGAAACCGCATATGTACGTCATTATTGCCGTCTTTGCAGCTGCTCTATTAAGTACAGTTTTCACCATTATTGCTCCGAAATTGATGGGTAATGCAACGACAAGGCTTTTTCAGGGTATGATGATGAAACTGCATGGTGTGCCGGGAGCACATGTTGATTTTGGATACATCTGGAATATTGTTGTTACACTGGTTATTTTATATGTACTTAGCTCATTGTTCACTTATGTGATGCAGTACCTGATGAGCGGAGTCTCCCAAAAAATGGTCTATAAATTGCGCGGACAGATTAATGAAAAACTAGCCCGGCTGCCTGTCAGTTATTTCGATTCGCATCCATACGGGGATGTGCTCAGCCGCGCCGTTAACGATTCGGAAAATATCAGTAACACGCTTCAGCAAAGCCTGACCACATCGATCACCTCGATTGTCACGCTCCTTGGTGTGATTGTGATGATGCTGACGATCAGTCCGCTGCTCAGTGCAGTTATACTTCTGACGATTCCACTTAGCATTGTGGGCATCATGATGATTACGAAACGTTCGCAAGGCTTTTTTAAACAGCAGCAGGCGCAGATCGGCGACCTGAACGGGCATGTTGAGGAGATGTTCACAGGCCATCAGGTTGTTAAAGCGTTTGGAAGGGAAAAACAATCGGTTGTTAAGTTTCACAAGATAAATAGCCAGCTTTATCATTCCGCATGGAAGGCACAGTTTCTGTCCGGCATCATGATGCCAATGATGATGTTTGTCGGCAATATCGGTTATGTTCTGATCTCGGTAGTCGGCGGCATACTGGTCATCAAACGGTCGATACAGATCGGAGATATTCAGGCATTTATACAGTACGCCCGCCAGTTTGGCCAGCCGTTGAATCAGATCGCGAATATCTCTAATATTATACAATCGACGGTTGCCTCGGCCGAACGTCTTTTTGAAATTCTGGATGAAACGGAAGACATACCAGATAGAGAGCATGCGCTCGTCCTCAGGGAACCGCAGGGCAATGTCCGATTCGACCATGTTTCATTCCGGTATAAAGACGACCAGCCGCTGATTGAGCAGATGAATATCGATGTGAAGGCCGGTCAGTCCGTCGCTATTGTGGGTCCGACCGGTGCCGGGAAAACCACGCTGGTCAACTTGCTGATGCGTTTCTATGATTGCCGCGAAGGCCAAATCACCGTTGACGGCATTGACATCAGGGATCTGAAGCGGGAACATCTGCATCATCTCTTTGGCATGGTGCTGCAGGATACCTGGCTGTTTCAGGGAACAATCCGTGAAAATATTGCTTACGGACGCGAGGGTGCCGTTGAAAAAGAAATCATACAGGCATCCGAAGCGGCGCATGCCGATCATTTTATCCGTACGCTGCCGGATGGCTATGAAACGGTGCTCAATGAAGAGGGGAGCAACATTTCACAAGGACAGAAACAGCTCCTGACAATTGCCCGGGCGATTCTTGCCGATCCGGTCATCCTGATACTTGACGAAGCGACCAGCAGTGTGGATACCCGGACGGAAGCACACATTCAGAAAGCGATGCAGACGTTAATGAAAAATCGGACCAGCTTTGTCATCGCGCACCGTCTCTCGACAATCAAAGAAGCAGATCTGATCCTCGTGATGAATCACGGACGCGTGATTGAGCAAGGCACTCATGAAACGCTGCTCGAAGCAAAAGGTTTTTATGCCGATCTTTATAACAGTCAATTTGCTACAGCTGATGCGCAGCAGCAAATCGGCTGA
- a CDS encoding sigma factor G inhibitor Gin produces the protein MAMQKHQPAGENCVICGQIKPGGIHICNQLICDSCQKKIVATDVTDWKYRYYMDKLSILKLTRVKEPAEKAK, from the coding sequence ATGGCGATGCAGAAGCATCAGCCGGCTGGTGAAAACTGCGTTATTTGCGGACAGATCAAGCCAGGAGGCATCCATATCTGTAATCAATTAATCTGTGATTCTTGCCAGAAGAAAATTGTAGCAACCGATGTGACAGACTGGAAATACCGCTATTATATGGATAAACTGTCCATCCTGAAACTTACAAGGGTCAAAGAGCCGGCTGAGAAAGCAAAATGA
- a CDS encoding cyclic-di-AMP receptor — MKLVLAVVQDKDSSSLQEALIDADFHTTKMASTGGFLRAGNTTFMIGTKDEKVNDLLDLIRNHCKSRTQIMSPISSLDGSADGYVMHPVEVEVGGATVFVLDVDQFKQF, encoded by the coding sequence TTGAAATTAGTTTTGGCGGTTGTTCAGGATAAAGATAGCAGCAGTTTGCAGGAAGCACTGATTGATGCTGATTTTCATACGACAAAAATGGCCAGCACAGGCGGTTTCTTGCGGGCGGGCAACACGACGTTCATGATTGGTACTAAGGATGAAAAGGTCAATGATCTGCTGGATCTAATCCGCAACCATTGCAAGAGCAGGACGCAGATTATGTCGCCGATTTCATCTCTGGACGGCAGTGCCGATGGTTATGTCATGCATCCGGTTGAAGTGGAGGTCGGCGGTGCGACGGTTTTTGTGCTGGATGTGGATCAATTTAAACAGTTCTAA
- the tmk gene encoding dTMP kinase, giving the protein MDNKGLFITFEGPDGSGKTTQIRKLADELERRKLPYLLTREPGGTEISDKIRAIILNPENLRLEDTTEILLYAASRSQHVKEKIMPALHERKIVLCDRFVDASIAYQGYGLVQSIDTIKTINRFATGGLSPDRTYMIDVSPEAGRRRMRARSGPEAGITRAAGDLDRIERRALAYHARVREGFFALYRENKQRILLINGENRPEIVFDTIMHDFERALKHWHGKTD; this is encoded by the coding sequence ATGGATAATAAGGGATTGTTTATTACATTTGAGGGACCGGACGGTTCGGGCAAGACGACCCAAATCCGAAAACTGGCCGATGAGCTGGAAAGGCGGAAATTGCCTTATCTGTTGACCAGGGAGCCGGGTGGAACAGAAATCAGCGATAAAATCCGCGCGATTATTCTGAATCCCGAAAACCTGCGTCTGGAGGATACGACGGAAATATTGCTGTACGCTGCCTCCCGAAGCCAGCATGTGAAAGAAAAAATCATGCCGGCACTTCATGAAAGGAAAATCGTACTGTGCGACCGCTTTGTTGACGCGTCCATTGCCTATCAGGGGTACGGTCTTGTACAGTCGATTGATACAATAAAAACTATCAACAGGTTTGCAACAGGCGGACTGTCGCCGGACCGGACTTATATGATTGACGTGTCCCCTGAGGCCGGGCGCAGGCGGATGAGAGCACGCAGCGGACCGGAAGCCGGCATCACTCGGGCTGCCGGGGATCTTGACCGGATCGAACGGCGGGCGCTCGCTTATCACGCAAGGGTCAGAGAAGGGTTTTTTGCTCTTTACAGAGAAAATAAACAACGTATTCTATTGATAAACGGCGAAAATCGACCGGAAATTGTTTTTGATACAATCATGCACGACTTCGAAAGAGCGCTGAAACACTGGCATGGAAAAACGGATTGA
- a CDS encoding transglutaminase family protein: MKFQILHITRYKYATDIADSVNEIRLSPRTNHNQSCYQHMINLSPHAPLYAYEDYFGNLVHAFSVSEPHSELAISAHSIVVTNDQSKPGKSILPYSQERAILDSEPFLNQFAEYLNPTAYTQITGDVQEIAAHFLGAQTIESVSQLLSLITTGIKRDYIYDPYATQVQTKIDEMIKLHRGVCQDFAHLMIALCRCMSIPARYVSGYQYITDLSGGNADFEQASHAWVEAYIPQIGWTGFDPTNDVPVTWRYIILAYGRDYKDIVPVKGVYHGTPQQELKVSVDVKKIS, from the coding sequence ATGAAATTTCAAATTCTTCATATTACGCGCTATAAATATGCAACAGATATTGCGGACAGTGTCAACGAAATCCGCCTGTCACCGCGCACAAACCATAACCAGTCCTGTTACCAGCACATGATTAATCTGTCCCCTCACGCGCCGCTGTACGCCTATGAAGATTATTTCGGCAATCTGGTGCATGCCTTTTCGGTTTCCGAACCGCACAGTGAACTTGCCATCAGCGCACACTCGATCGTAGTGACCAATGATCAGTCCAAACCCGGAAAAAGTATCCTCCCTTACAGTCAGGAAAGAGCCATTCTTGACAGCGAGCCCTTTCTTAATCAGTTTGCCGAGTATCTGAACCCGACAGCTTATACCCAGATCACTGGAGATGTGCAGGAAATTGCCGCTCATTTTCTGGGCGCGCAGACAATTGAATCCGTGTCGCAGCTGCTCTCATTAATTACCACCGGCATCAAGCGCGACTACATTTACGACCCATACGCGACGCAGGTTCAGACCAAGATTGATGAGATGATCAAGCTCCATCGCGGTGTCTGTCAGGACTTCGCCCATCTGATGATCGCCCTGTGCCGATGCATGAGCATACCCGCACGCTACGTGAGCGGTTATCAATATATCACCGACCTGAGCGGCGGCAACGCGGATTTTGAGCAGGCCTCCCACGCTTGGGTAGAAGCCTATATTCCGCAGATCGGATGGACAGGATTTGATCCGACAAACGATGTTCCGGTCACCTGGCGTTACATCATCCTGGCCTACGGACGGGATTACAAAGATATTGTGCCTGTCAAGGGAGTCTATCACGGGACGCCTCAACAGGAACTTAAAGTCAGTGTCGACGTAAAAAAAATCAGCTGA
- a CDS encoding alpha-E domain-containing protein, with translation MIGRIAESLYWLGRYLERIENHARLIDVDYHMQTSHEDRDQYPWKELMETIGNISDFQNKKHSFTESDVLSTIVFDKDNSNSIISCVANARVNTQTVRERLPSEMWDAINGFYLWLNSRKLHDLLLYPHTFFEQIKNQTSLFQGIATSTMLRGPEWHMLQAGKYLERAENTLRIFRVVYSDNHQDMPYDDAIALLKSVSGYEAFRKCLSNKVSIENMLDFLILNAIFPRSTRFSLGHLKDHLGCLYVSRGVISPEFGRVVKSIGKFYSQLAYMDPAEISRAGVIPFLEKEIGRCNTIGSEIGKMFSTKGVNVLSF, from the coding sequence ATGATCGGTAGAATTGCAGAATCTCTATACTGGCTTGGGCGCTATCTCGAGCGCATCGAAAACCATGCCCGCCTGATCGATGTAGACTATCATATGCAGACCTCGCATGAAGACAGGGATCAGTATCCTTGGAAAGAACTCATGGAGACGATTGGAAATATCAGCGATTTTCAAAATAAAAAACACAGTTTCACTGAGTCTGATGTGCTCAGCACAATCGTCTTCGATAAAGACAATAGCAACTCAATCATCTCCTGTGTTGCCAATGCGCGGGTTAATACCCAGACTGTCCGTGAGCGCCTGCCCAGCGAGATGTGGGATGCGATCAACGGTTTCTATCTTTGGCTGAACAGCCGGAAACTGCACGATCTTCTTTTATACCCCCACACCTTTTTCGAGCAGATTAAAAATCAGACCTCCCTGTTTCAGGGCATCGCAACGTCGACGATGCTGCGCGGCCCGGAATGGCATATGCTTCAGGCCGGAAAGTATCTGGAACGCGCTGAAAACACACTGCGCATTTTCAGGGTAGTTTACTCCGACAACCATCAGGATATGCCTTATGACGATGCAATTGCTCTGTTAAAATCGGTCAGTGGCTATGAAGCTTTCCGAAAATGCCTGTCCAATAAGGTCAGCATTGAAAATATGCTTGATTTCCTGATTCTGAATGCCATTTTCCCGAGATCCACCCGGTTCTCGCTCGGGCATCTGAAAGATCACCTCGGCTGCCTTTATGTATCGCGCGGTGTGATATCACCTGAATTTGGCCGCGTGGTGAAGTCCATCGGCAAATTTTACTCACAGCTCGCCTACATGGATCCTGCCGAGATCAGCCGCGCCGGTGTAATTCCTTTTCTCGAAAAGGAAATCGGACGGTGCAATACGATTGGTTCGGAAATTGGAAAAATGTTTTCTACAAAGGGGGTCAATGTGCTATCCTTCTGA
- a CDS encoding aminotransferase class I/II-fold pyridoxal phosphate-dependent enzyme, whose protein sequence is MDQHSTPVFDGLLKYKADQHFSFHVPGHKDGLVFPEKATAIFRQLLSIDATEVAGLDELYHPAGILRDGEKLLSDYYGTRASYFLVNGSTAGNLIMVLAACRRGDAVFVARDSHKSIFNALKLAGVRPVFLSPAVDADTGLATGVDDSAWEAAIRRFPKPKALILTYPNYYGMAASAARTLIAKAHACGAAVLVDEAHGPHFRLGAPVPPSTLDMGADLVVHSAHKMLPAMTMGAFLHVNSNRVAKERVTSAREMMQTSSPSYPIMASLDLARYYLAHLSSGQLNEWITHRNQFVKGLQRLKKIKVMEAEPGQFLLDPFKITLELKTEETGFDFQKQLLAAGIYPEMADPHRVLFTLGLTGRIDYKTALGKIGACLFKFHQGRAYELKSSYVFPMWSTLECPYDELDRMERKKTDLDHAAGQIAAEHVIPYPPGIPIIVQGERITKVQIGAVKNWLTAGAAFQNESINQGKITIYRAGAL, encoded by the coding sequence ATGGATCAGCATAGCACACCGGTTTTTGACGGATTACTCAAGTATAAAGCGGATCAGCATTTTTCATTTCATGTGCCCGGCCACAAAGACGGTTTGGTTTTTCCGGAAAAGGCCACCGCAATCTTTCGACAGCTGCTTTCGATTGATGCGACTGAAGTCGCGGGGCTGGATGAACTTTATCATCCGGCGGGGATTCTTCGAGACGGAGAAAAGCTTCTCAGTGATTATTATGGAACGCGCGCAAGCTATTTTTTGGTCAATGGATCGACTGCCGGGAACCTGATTATGGTTCTAGCTGCCTGCCGACGTGGAGATGCCGTGTTTGTCGCGCGCGACAGTCATAAATCAATTTTCAATGCACTGAAACTGGCCGGCGTGCGGCCGGTATTTCTATCTCCTGCTGTCGATGCTGACACGGGATTAGCGACAGGAGTCGATGACAGCGCCTGGGAAGCGGCCATTCGTCGTTTTCCGAAACCCAAGGCGCTGATCCTGACCTATCCGAATTATTACGGAATGGCGGCATCAGCTGCGCGGACACTGATTGCGAAAGCGCACGCGTGCGGTGCAGCAGTGCTGGTCGATGAAGCTCACGGTCCGCATTTCAGGCTGGGGGCACCGGTTCCGCCCAGTACACTGGACATGGGGGCAGATTTGGTGGTGCATTCCGCCCACAAAATGCTGCCGGCCATGACCATGGGGGCTTTCCTGCACGTAAATTCGAACCGCGTTGCAAAAGAAAGGGTAACGTCTGCGCGCGAGATGATGCAGACATCCAGTCCTTCTTACCCGATCATGGCTTCGCTTGATCTTGCCCGTTATTATCTTGCCCATTTAAGCAGCGGACAGCTGAATGAGTGGATCACTCATCGGAATCAGTTTGTAAAAGGCCTGCAGCGTCTGAAAAAGATAAAAGTTATGGAAGCAGAGCCGGGACAGTTTCTTCTCGATCCTTTTAAAATTACACTTGAGCTTAAGACCGAAGAAACAGGGTTTGATTTTCAGAAACAGTTGCTCGCAGCTGGGATTTATCCGGAGATGGCTGATCCGCACCGCGTTTTGTTCACTCTTGGACTGACAGGCCGAATTGATTACAAAACGGCGCTTGGAAAGATCGGCGCGTGCCTCTTTAAATTCCATCAGGGGCGGGCGTACGAGCTGAAAAGTTCCTATGTTTTTCCGATGTGGAGTACACTGGAATGTCCGTATGATGAGCTGGACCGCATGGAACGTAAAAAAACAGATCTCGATCACGCGGCAGGACAGATTGCCGCGGAGCATGTGATCCCTTATCCGCCGGGAATACCGATTATCGTTCAGGGCGAACGGATCACGAAAGTGCAGATCGGGGCGGTAAAAAACTGGTTGACCGCCGGTGCAGCTTTTCAGAATGAAAGTATTAATCAAGGGAAAATCACTATTTATCGCGCAGGAGCGTTGTAA
- a CDS encoding D-alanine--D-alanine ligase family protein, whose product MKKITVGILFGGDSAEYKVSLKSAYSIITNLDTTKYELILIGITQNGTWKRYDGPLEAIPQDTWSEQGGVPAAILPYPSLHGFLEQRNGKFFRTHLDVVFPVLHGKNGEDGSIQSLLQLAGIPYVGCGVLSSAICMDKDISHHIVKIAGIRVPDTVSLTGVVSLEQIDEIIAAFTFPIFVKPANGGSSFGVTKVMDPANLLEAINKAQKYDCKVCIEEAIDGCEVGCAILGNDTQLTVGEVDQIELSHGFFHIHQEVHPEKGSENSVVNVPAHLPPETQALIKRMAKQVYRVLGCTGLARVDMFLTSKNEVVFNEVNTIPGFTSYSRYPRMMEAAGISISHFTDSAIQLALQKNREIAGKSE is encoded by the coding sequence TTGAAAAAAATAACAGTTGGCATTTTATTTGGAGGAGATTCGGCGGAATATAAGGTTTCGCTGAAGTCTGCTTATTCGATCATCACCAATTTGGATACCACAAAATATGAATTAATACTGATTGGTATTACGCAAAACGGCACGTGGAAACGATATGACGGACCATTGGAAGCAATTCCACAGGATACTTGGAGTGAGCAGGGGGGGGTGCCTGCTGCAATCTTGCCGTATCCCAGTTTGCATGGCTTTCTGGAGCAGCGCAATGGCAAATTCTTTCGAACTCATTTAGATGTCGTTTTTCCGGTTTTACACGGTAAAAACGGAGAGGACGGGAGCATCCAAAGTCTTTTGCAACTGGCAGGTATTCCTTATGTTGGCTGCGGTGTTTTAAGTTCAGCTATTTGCATGGACAAAGATATTTCACATCATATCGTTAAGATTGCAGGGATTCGTGTCCCGGATACGGTTTCCCTTACCGGCGTAGTTTCCTTGGAACAGATAGATGAAATCATTGCTGCATTCACCTTTCCGATCTTCGTCAAACCAGCGAATGGAGGCTCCTCGTTCGGCGTTACCAAAGTCATGGATCCCGCTAATCTTTTAGAAGCAATCAATAAAGCACAGAAATACGACTGTAAGGTCTGTATTGAAGAGGCAATCGATGGCTGCGAGGTCGGGTGTGCCATTCTCGGAAATGATACACAACTGACTGTTGGTGAAGTCGATCAGATCGAGTTATCTCACGGTTTTTTTCATATTCATCAGGAAGTGCACCCGGAAAAAGGATCGGAAAATTCAGTTGTTAATGTACCAGCGCATTTACCACCGGAGACCCAGGCACTTATCAAACGCATGGCAAAGCAGGTTTACCGTGTGCTCGGATGTACCGGGCTGGCGCGGGTAGACATGTTCCTTACTTCTAAAAATGAAGTTGTCTTTAATGAGGTGAATACTATACCCGGTTTCACCAGCTATAGTCGATATCCTCGTATGATGGAGGCAGCGGGTATCAGCATATCTCACTTTACAGACAGCGCCATTCAATTGGCACTCCAAAAAAATAGAGAAATTGCAGGAAAATCAGAATGA
- a CDS encoding undecaprenyldiphospho-muramoylpentapeptide beta-N-acetylglucosaminyltransferase yields the protein MVKKIVFTGGGSAGHVTPNLALIDRLKDQWEVTYIGSKNGIEKNLVQAHGITYRSISSGKLRRYFDMKNFKDPFKVLAGVMQAYLILKKIKPDVIFSKGGFVSVPVVIGGWLNRIPVYIHESDITPGLANRIAVKFATKLFVTFEEAAANLPKDKVVYTGAPIRDALFKGKKEAGLQFLGFQAVKPVLLIMGGSLGAKKINEEVRASLTELLKKYQIVHLCGKGNIDPELEGIEGYRQYEYVDKELPDVMATASIILSRAGSNAIFEFLALKKPMILIPLPLRVSRGDQILNADSFKKKGLCEVLDNDSLTAEELQKTIADVYRTRYDYIDRMVAAQSATHGISNILEQIAK from the coding sequence ATGGTTAAAAAAATAGTTTTTACTGGTGGAGGATCAGCCGGGCATGTAACGCCTAATCTGGCACTCATTGATCGGTTAAAAGATCAGTGGGAGGTCACTTATATCGGTTCCAAAAACGGAATCGAAAAAAATCTCGTGCAGGCACACGGCATTACCTATCGCTCGATTTCAAGCGGGAAGCTGCGCCGTTATTTCGATATGAAAAATTTTAAGGATCCGTTTAAAGTCCTCGCCGGAGTCATGCAGGCCTATCTGATCTTAAAAAAGATCAAACCTGATGTTATCTTCTCAAAGGGCGGGTTTGTTTCCGTCCCGGTTGTGATTGGCGGCTGGCTGAACAGGATACCTGTTTATATCCATGAATCAGACATTACCCCGGGTCTTGCCAACCGGATTGCAGTGAAATTTGCGACGAAGCTTTTTGTAACTTTTGAAGAAGCGGCGGCTAATCTTCCGAAAGATAAAGTCGTTTATACAGGCGCTCCAATTCGCGATGCACTTTTTAAGGGCAAAAAAGAGGCGGGACTTCAGTTCCTGGGCTTTCAGGCAGTAAAACCGGTGCTTCTCATTATGGGGGGCAGCCTTGGAGCAAAGAAAATCAATGAGGAAGTCCGTGCATCGTTGACCGAACTGCTGAAAAAATATCAGATTGTTCACTTGTGCGGAAAAGGCAATATTGATCCGGAATTAGAGGGGATCGAAGGTTACCGGCAGTATGAGTATGTTGACAAGGAACTGCCTGACGTGATGGCTACCGCGTCCATTATTCTGTCACGGGCCGGGTCGAATGCAATTTTTGAGTTCCTTGCCCTGAAAAAGCCAATGATCTTAATCCCGCTTCCGCTTCGCGTGAGCCGTGGTGATCAGATTCTGAATGCGGACTCTTTTAAGAAAAAAGGGCTCTGCGAGGTGCTGGACAATGATTCACTGACTGCAGAAGAGCTGCAGAAAACAATAGCGGATGTTTACCGGACCCGCTACGATTATATTGACCGGATGGTGGCAGCTCAGAGCGCTACGCATGGGATCAGCAATATTCTGGAACAGATTGCAAAATAA
- a CDS encoding circularly permuted type 2 ATP-grasp protein produces MFTIDHSKTDCYNEMFSPDGQIRSHYQNLYRRLKTIGGSELLERSVKIQQQMIRQGITFQLYSGNQTGERTIPFDIIPRIISGKDWEMIETGLKQRVSALNHFLYDVYHDQHFIKDGLISRRRIINNPYFLPEMVNLNVPKNVYIALSGIDIIRDEKGNYYCLEDNLRTPSGLSYVFKNRYLMMHYFPDLFFSSHVRNIEHGTQDLLTALHDLAPHHKNNPVVVLLTPGRYNSAYFEHVFLAQQMGIDLVEGSDLRVEDQKVFLNSIEGKKQVDVIYRRLDDNFLDPLAFNPNSVVGVAGLMNAYRAGNVAIANAPGTGVADDKAVYTKVPDMIRYFLNEEPILKNIPTYQLGKKEDREFVLSQMEKMVIKRTALSGGYGMLIGPQADKKTIEVFRNQVLEHPGRYIAQPTISLSSSPTLAGGNIENRHIDLRPFIIQGKQISVIPGGLTRVALNKGSLVVNSSQGGGSKDTWIV; encoded by the coding sequence ATGTTTACCATTGATCATTCGAAAACGGACTGCTACAACGAAATGTTTTCTCCTGATGGACAGATCAGATCCCATTATCAGAATCTGTATCGCCGCCTGAAGACAATCGGCGGCTCTGAGCTGCTTGAGCGTTCAGTGAAGATTCAGCAGCAGATGATCCGCCAGGGCATCACATTTCAGCTCTATTCCGGCAATCAGACTGGAGAACGGACGATACCCTTTGACATCATTCCGAGAATCATATCGGGGAAAGACTGGGAAATGATTGAGACCGGACTGAAGCAGCGCGTGTCTGCACTCAACCATTTTTTATATGATGTCTACCATGACCAGCATTTCATCAAGGATGGGCTGATTTCCCGGCGCAGGATTATCAACAATCCCTATTTTCTCCCCGAAATGGTCAATCTCAATGTTCCCAAGAATGTATATATTGCCTTATCCGGTATCGATATCATTCGGGACGAAAAGGGGAATTATTATTGCCTGGAAGATAATCTGCGCACACCTTCAGGGCTTTCCTATGTTTTTAAAAACCGCTATCTGATGATGCACTATTTTCCCGATCTTTTTTTCTCCTCCCATGTCCGGAATATTGAGCACGGCACACAGGATCTGCTGACCGCGCTTCATGACCTGGCGCCGCACCACAAGAATAATCCGGTCGTCGTTCTTCTCACACCCGGGCGCTATAACTCTGCATATTTTGAACATGTTTTTCTCGCTCAACAGATGGGTATCGATCTTGTTGAAGGATCAGACCTCCGCGTAGAAGATCAGAAAGTCTTCCTGAATTCCATTGAAGGCAAAAAGCAGGTGGATGTCATCTATCGGCGGTTGGACGACAATTTCCTTGATCCACTCGCTTTCAATCCCAACTCCGTAGTTGGCGTTGCCGGCCTGATGAATGCCTACAGGGCCGGAAATGTCGCCATTGCCAACGCGCCAGGAACGGGCGTCGCAGACGACAAGGCCGTCTATACAAAGGTCCCGGATATGATTCGCTATTTTCTGAACGAAGAGCCTATATTGAAAAACATTCCGACTTATCAACTTGGAAAAAAAGAAGACCGCGAGTTTGTCCTCTCACAAATGGAAAAGATGGTTATCAAGCGAACGGCCCTGTCCGGTGGCTATGGCATGCTGATTGGTCCTCAAGCCGACAAAAAGACAATTGAGGTATTCAGAAACCAGGTTCTGGAACACCCCGGCCGTTATATTGCCCAGCCGACGATCAGCCTGTCCTCTTCGCCGACATTGGCCGGTGGAAACATCGAGAATCGCCATATTGATCTTCGGCCGTTCATTATTCAAGGCAAACAGATTTCCGTGATACCCGGCGGACTGACGCGTGTGGCGCTGAACAAAGGGTCGCTGGTCGTCAATTCCTCACAGGGCGGCGGGAGCAAAGATACATGGATTGTCTGA